The proteins below are encoded in one region of Equus przewalskii isolate Varuska chromosome 1, EquPr2, whole genome shotgun sequence:
- the CXCL12 gene encoding stromal cell-derived factor 1 isoform X2, with protein sequence MDAKVVAVLALVLAALCLSDGKPVSLSYRCPCRFFESHVARANIKHLKILNTPNCALQIVARLKHNNRQVCIDPKLKWIQEYLEKALNKPSPTLLGLTSALGANPASTAI encoded by the exons ATGGATGCCAAGGTCGTCGCCGTGCTGGCCCTCGTGCTGGCTGCGCTCTGCCTCAGCGACG GGAAACCAGTCAGCCTGAGCTACAGATGTCCTTGCCGGTTCTTCGAGAGCCACGTTGCCAGAGCCAACATCAAACATCTTAAAATCCTCAACACTCCGAACTGTGCCCTTCAGATCGT GGCAAGGCTGAAGCACAACAATAGACAAGTGTGCATTGACCCAAAACTGAAGTGGATTCAGGAATACCTGGAGAAAGCTTTAAACAA ACCCAGTCCCACTCTCTTGGGCTTGACCTCTGCTCTGGGAGCCAATCCGGCCAGCACTGCTATCTGA
- the CXCL12 gene encoding stromal cell-derived factor 1 isoform X3, with product MDAKVVAVLALVLAALCLSDGKPVSLSYRCPCRFFESHVARANIKHLKILNTPNCALQIVARLKHNNRQVCIDPKLKWIQEYLEKALNKRFKM from the exons ATGGATGCCAAGGTCGTCGCCGTGCTGGCCCTCGTGCTGGCTGCGCTCTGCCTCAGCGACG GGAAACCAGTCAGCCTGAGCTACAGATGTCCTTGCCGGTTCTTCGAGAGCCACGTTGCCAGAGCCAACATCAAACATCTTAAAATCCTCAACACTCCGAACTGTGCCCTTCAGATCGT GGCAAGGCTGAAGCACAACAATAGACAAGTGTGCATTGACCCAAAACTGAAGTGGATTCAGGAATACCTGGAGAAAGCTTTAAACAA GAGGTTCAAGATGTGA
- the CXCL12 gene encoding stromal cell-derived factor 1 isoform X1, whose translation MDAKVVAVLALVLAALCLSDGKPVSLSYRCPCRFFESHVARANIKHLKILNTPNCALQIVARLKHNNRQVCIDPKLKWIQEYLEKALNKGRREEKVGKKEKIGKKKRQKKRKAAQKRKN comes from the exons ATGGATGCCAAGGTCGTCGCCGTGCTGGCCCTCGTGCTGGCTGCGCTCTGCCTCAGCGACG GGAAACCAGTCAGCCTGAGCTACAGATGTCCTTGCCGGTTCTTCGAGAGCCACGTTGCCAGAGCCAACATCAAACATCTTAAAATCCTCAACACTCCGAACTGTGCCCTTCAGATCGT GGCAAGGCTGAAGCACAACAATAGACAAGTGTGCATTGACCCAAAACTGAAGTGGATTCAGGAATACCTGGAGAAAGCTTTAAACAA GGGGCGCAGAGaagaaaaagtggggaaaaaagaaaagataggaaaaaagaagcgacagaagaagagaaaggctgctcagaaaaggaaaaactag